The Augochlora pura isolate Apur16 chromosome 4, APUR_v2.2.1, whole genome shotgun sequence genome segment AATTTTCccgattcaattatttagactgaagttcttttaaataaatttaataagtgAGGTTAAGTTAAAGTTGTCTAATGCTCTGAAAATTTGctgttttcaataatttgtatgtaatattattaagtaatgaCTGCATTAGATTTACTGtagagaaaatttaaatgttcttaTTTCTCATTTAACACAAAAAACAGCTTGATTTTTgagtaattatagtattttaattttcgaataatgtaaaattcaataaagGTGAAGTATAGaagaagtatattatatatcaattcaTAAAGAACTGGAGTGTGATACccttattatttagttatgaCCCATATGTTACTGTTGCAGCTAAGATTATACAATACTGTGATAGAGGATGTTATATCAGGTGTAAGGGAATCATTTATAGATGAAGGTGTAGATGAACAAGTGCTATTAGAGCTCAAACAAATATgggaaacaaaattaatgtctAGCAAAGCTGTCGAACTCAATCCAGATCCACCAGAACCTCAGGTCCCACAAATAAATACGCACAAAACTGTGCCTGTCAATAAAGGTATGAAAGAAGACTGTAAGActaagaaaaatcaattaacaaAGTGTGTTTTGCCATTTATATGTATTGCACATGATTCTAGGAGTAAATGTAGGAAATCATTTTGTACAACAAACAGGAGGAAATGCAAATGCACAGCCATCATctcagcaacaacaacaacaacagcagcagcagcaacagcaacaacaacaggcACAGCAACCACAACAGCAAACGCAAACCCAAACTCATTCGACTACAGCTGTCATGCAACAACATACTAGTACCCCAGTACAACAATTGGTGACATCTACATCTGCAGTAATGGATCGGCAAGTTCCTATCCAGATCACTTTGCCACCACAGACTGGTGTGCCAGATGGCCAACAAAGAGTATTGACTATACATGTTCCTGCATCAGCAATTCAAGGTACACAGTAATAATTGTATGTGTAACAgtatagctattttaattatgaatatgtaattaatgaaatctcATTTATTCTTAGGCAATCAGCTCCACACAATTCTGACAGGTCCAGTTATTTCAGCTGCAATGGGATTACCAGCAACTTTGGCTTCCACACTGCTCCAACAGCATGTCAATTCTACCTTACAGGGTCAAGCAACGTTGCCACCCCTCCAAGTGAATCAGCCACTTCAGGTTGTTACACAGAGTACAAATAATGTCTCTCAGCGACCTGTACAAAGTCAGgtaattaacagaaatttaattttagattgcAGGGGTActagtttttatataaatgaaaattgattttttattattactattatgcGTTTATATAGAACAATATAGCACAATTAGACGGTCCACTTGGCGATTCATCAGACGATgatgaagaagaggaagaagaggataatgaagatgaagaagaagatcTTGAGGacaaagaagaagaggaaaatgATGAAGCTGCAGCAAGAGAAGaggtaaataaaactaaagtTATTAGTGCAATTAAAATGCTTATCTACATCtgctaatattaaattgaagaaGTTTTTTATAGCAAtgtattttcttgttttagGAGCCATTAAATTCGGAAGATGATGTGACAGATGATGATCCAGCAGATCTTTTTGATACTGATAATGTAGTCGTTTGTCAATACGACAAggtatttgtaacaaaaaataagaattttatttattttagaaataatgttaTAGAATGTCGTCCATATTTCTTACAGACCATTTTCCGAAactaattaaatgattattataaaattttcagataACTAGGAGTAGAAACAAATGGAAATTCTACCTCAAAGACGGCATAATGAACCTCAGTGGTAAGGATTACGTTTTTCAGAAAATGAACGGGGATGCGGAATGGTAAAAACTCCTATATGAAACTATGGAAATTGACCTTGATGATGTGTTCACgtgaaattgatataaaaattttacactAGATTTGTGcttctacaaaaatttttttacacttAGAAGCAAGttttaaagaatagaaaatttattattgattgaAAGTTAACTGATTTGTATAGTCTCGAATAGATTTCTTTTGGAAAAAAAGTGCATTGAAACCTCTATTAATCGTACTAATAAAATCCTTTATCTGTCTTTTAAACTGTATTATAGGCTAACTAAATTCGGAAATGAAATCTTTTTGCACAGACTTGAAAAGGGTTACACAGGAAAAATCATTCCAGTATTATCTAAATCAAAGATAAGAATATTCTTTTGTGTAATTACGGTTTCATTGCAtaattaattgcataattaagaaaatatcctaaattatattttgaggGGCCCCATTAGTGGGAATTTTTCACGTGAGTTTAATGTGTAAATAGATTCTAAGGGATTGCAATCTACCACAAGTATGTGATGctcttgaaaataaatgtgtcttatactgttaaaaatttcaatataaaatatttcctataagattatacatttgtaatgtataattgtttttcctttttttatccTCGTTCAAAAGCGcgatattcttatttatatagactttttctcattttaattagtttaaaaatacaatacaaaaaattaatcacGATTGTTGATACTAAAACTTTATTCTAAAACCtaggtattaattaaattatcatccCTTCGtgtaaatacttttatttagtcgacataataaataagataataattgaatgtaAGAGTTCTTTGAGtgacatatttatatatttataacatgcAAAGAACTAGTGCAAGAaataaacagaattattttcaaatatttacaacatttatacatattgATAACATACGAATTTATATGTACTGATAATGTATGTTCTGTTTTTATAAAcaacttaaaaaaattattattgtaacatcCTACAGACTTTAATTgctgttaaatataaagtttatgAACTTcaaattatagtaaaagaTTATAATTTACGATACTACTTCCTGCTTCTGagagaaaatttatgaaaattcaatGCCTGAAAATTTGGACTTCAAAAGATGTGCGCTAAAGAtatgcaaatttaaaaaatcaaaaaggATGTTTTATTTATGGTGTTTATTTACATCATCGTTTATCTTCTATTTCACTAACAATTCGTGGAACTTCttgaagcaatttttctgtattgatTTCAAAATTTGTATCCAACCAAATGTCTTTTAGTTCTTTAATAACTATACCTATTATTTTGCCTTTTTTAATCTGTTCTTTCAGCATGTGTCCAGTAATTGGAAACCTAGAATAAGATAAAGATTAAAATGATaagcaatattaaaatgatagtATTAGTAATAAACACAGTATGTGGACATTTTAATCCCAGCTACAATATCCATTACATGTTTACTTTACCTAGGAATTACAACTTTTTCAAACTCTGCCGCATTATTGAAAAGTAGTTTGCACTTAAATAGTTCACAAATAAAAGCTTTGCAATTCTTTGTGTTTCCTTTCCAATGAACAAgcattcttttataaaatttcaggTCTTCTGATGGCCTGCTTTCCTTGAAACGGACTAAAAAAGATGCTAAGTCTCTTTCGAAGGCAGagaattttaatcttttatgAAGATTCAACACTtcatcttcatcttttaaCATCAGAGCAACATAGGAGACTGCATTTAAAGAAACGTTGTTTTCTTTACATGTGTCATAAACAGTTTCAAACCTTTTTGTATCCATATTTTCTGGTAATCCAACATATCTGAGAAAgcaatgtattaattattgtttaattattatgatcaTCATTATCATTGTAAATGAAAACATTACTTTGCAATACCGCATTCcaacatttttaatgtcaaCTCCTTTGCATAATTTCCAGAAAGAATTTTCGACCATTCATTCCAAATTCTTTCACCTGATATTATTTCCAGACCCTGtacgttttcttttattgctgTTATTGCTGCTTCATTATAGGCATCTACTTGTTCTGTAATTCTTCCATAAAACCGAAAATATCTACAGgataatatagtttaaatattattcattctatgtatttacaagatttttgattgcaatattaacaaagggttatatattatattaatataattaaaattgagaaaaaccTAAATATCCTAAGATAATCTTCTTGGATTCTAACTCTTGGAGATCCCACAAATACAATCTGTCTTTTTTGTAAATCATCGTAACCAAAAAAGTAATCATAGATATTTCCATCAAAATCAAGAAACAtagaatttactgtaaaatCTCTACGAAGGGCATCTAATTTCCAATCTTTTGTAAATGCGACTTCAGCACGTCTACCATCTGTAATTTTGTCAATTCTGAGAGTAGTTATCTCAAAATTTTCCTTGTCATTGATCCTTGGGGTAACTGTACCtgcaaaatttataatgaattaattttatcctGCTGGAATATTTTGATGTGATCATCATTAGCTgcattaatgtatttatactAACCATGCTTTTCtcctttattattaatcaatctaattttctcttcttcaaacatatttttcatttcatctgGAGTTGCATCTGTTGCAAAATCCAGATCTGTTGGAGTTTTATCCATGAGAATATCTCTGACAGCACCACCAACCAttcttatttcataatttcgttttttaaataattctgttaaaatttttaattctggTGTAAATAATGAGTGAAATAAAGGATTATCCAATTTTGTAACCAATGGATTATCTCTGCAGGGTGGAACTTCTTTCATCGCAACTTGTGCCCAATGACAGTAtgctttcttaaaatttaaaaatgttaattataatcaaaatcCTTTCTAACACAATACTGACTAAAATTATATGTTGTGTCTAAGTATAAGAAGTATAAGCAAAGTAAAGATTTAATCTTAAGACAGCCGATATTAgcagtttttttttgtatttacgTTGTATTTATCGTCTGGTAATTGGAGtccgaaattttataaataattcacaaataaagaataattttgaatttggtAATCTATTGCAACAAATTTCACAATTTAACCTCACTTGCTAAGTagatatacgtatattttgtaaaaagtaaaatacatTCACCTTCAAAAAACAATTCAATGCCAAGTAATTTACTCGTggcaaaattattaacattattttcaaattatttgatgACAATTTTCAGTTATATGAAAGAAAAGTTCAATTACATTATGACGAAAGTATTGTTGTCGTGTCCTTCCGTATCTTGTATGTATTGACAGCGTGACGATGGCTCCCTACAATCTGTTCCtcaattttatcttcttttaataattaaacaatttgaataacCAATATTATCTAAGGTATGAAAAAAATgagtaatgaaaattataaataaaattcagaatatGAATTGCAGGTTACGTACATACTTTCAAATTTACCTACGTCATATAAATAcatgtattattttgtacgtgctacaaaatattattcaatttaacaatcagaataattttatatttttctaaaagtacatttattgtaaaatcttttacatttattttatgtgtACATTGATTTGATGTCGAATCTTAAGGTAGATAAATAGATTAGAATCACAAGTACGTACATACCTAGCATGCAAAAATTGTCACTTTcctatttcttaaaaatgtgtaatatttttgtacattactttgtattattacttcatctttagaaaataattaattatataaaaacaaaaagttTGAATTGATACAAAACATTTGTCAATATTATAACAGTTTAACTACATTTgttcgataatattaaattctttatttctcccttcattatatatatgtacatcaTTATTTAGTACAAAAGTTATCacatacacacatacacatTCGCAGGCTCATTCGTAATTAATCGCACCTAATGACATAATTTAGTTAATAgtcattcaatttttttaatgtcaaCTATTTACTGAGTTCACTTGTCAATTATTACTGTATCTAATTGATGGTTTAAAAGGGtacaaagtattataaaaattcaatgacCTAGGAATATTGTGTTcgattcttaaatatttactatatatcaTTTGAAGCAGCAATCATTAGTTCTTCATTCTTACTGTTTATAATCGCTTGATTATTACTGAAACTCTTATCAATACATACATATCGTCAGCGACGACTTCTTGGAGCTCTTATAGAGTTATCATGGACATTTAGAAGATGACACAAGGTACAAGCGCCATCTAGGCAACTTTTATATAGAAGAGCAATTACTGAATACGTAATAGATTTAGAAACATTTACATAACTTAAATTGTACGACgtacacaatattttattatggtTAAAGTAATCtgactctttctcttcgtcaTGCAGCAATAAGTTTCATACAATGATTATGGTAAAAATGTTGGTTCTACATAGAAACATGGGATATCAAATCCACCATACACGCAATGTCCTCCAAATACTTAAAAACcataatcataaaaatatatacttcaattaaaaatgaagaattacaAATTGTTTCTAGTTATCCTTATTATAAGGTGCtatgtaatatttcattcattcatatttcatatttgtgTATATGcctacatacatatatagtgatttaatattttaaattgatattatggagtatagaaaaaaataagaattttcagTAGGgaagatttttctaaaagttGGTTTGTTTATGAATTTAAACAACATATAATTTCATACCTTGATTCCAGCTACTTCATTATAATAGCTAACTTTTTGAATAGTGAGTTTTAACTGATATGTATTTAGAAGAAAGCAaaacaaacaatatttcataattattttccaaacttTTTCCATCACAGAAACAGTACGAATgagaataaattagaaataaaattggaaacaatatgattaaaataattgcaaagttGTTTAGTAGGTAGAATCAAGCAAAtgatattatgtaattaagaGTCACATTATCCTCGACCACCCATCGACCTATTCTGGGAGGATTGGTGacactttaattatttcaaaatttaaatcagATAATAACAGGTAGAGCTCCAAAAAATAATCACGTTGATATTTTGTTATCAAATTTCTTTTGaattcattttcgtttttaatgataatttcaaaaattaaataattcaaagtaATCATTTCATTTGAGTTATTTTAGTACATCcttaaaaaagtaaattacaaatacaatataagTACAATCGGATcgaatgtatattattaattacaataaaaaaaattgcttatGTTGCTGGTATTTGATTTAACTGGTTATAACATAAAGATATaagaattttgatattttcatttgtcgCCCATGGTTGGAAAGAATCGAACATTCTCggatataatttaatctgaCTGGTTAAACACTGAGACAATCAGATTTGACGTAGCTTGAGCAGTATCTACTCtcttgaatttcttattttacaattccaCGAGACAAGATCTGCTACCTCTTAAGGCTAATTCTcattcattctctctctctctcattctcatACACAGTTTATGGCTATACAAAATCAGAGTTGGACtacttttattcgaataacaattaatgAACAATAGCGtctaaagaaatttctattcttattatacacacatatatattcatttacttTAGTTCAATATATTCATGGTTGCAAATTGCACGTtactttcaaattataatcttcaaatgatttatacgataataattaaatatttatattcgaccTTGatactgttaataatttgatttcaacaTTAATAACTTCGTATCATATTCAATATCCTAACGGTTGTACTATAGTATCGTTTACATAACTTGTtcaatttcgtaattaaacTTTTGTGCTATTTGTTACTTAATAGTAGAATTagattacatatttaaaatttagtacTGAAGTTTGTTgtagcaaaatttatttcttatcatcgagttaatttcttttgtacTTTAATGTTGAtccaattatttgaaacgatCGTTTCTATAAAAAAGATGTATACATTGcacttttattcgaacaatgatgtaattaaacaaatctgtaaataatcttaaaagtaaacagaaaattgtcacgagtaaaattgatttgaattaagtatttataagtatattaACGATGTGTATAACGGAAGAATAATAcagtgacaataataatagcggTGATActgataagaataataatttattcgaataatgtccAACTCTGTAGAAAGAGTGAAATTACAATATGTACGTTAGAAACGTGGCATTTAAGCATTTTTACATGTGCATTAAGAATACGAAAATGACAGTCTCTGCGGAAAAGCCAGGGTAAATGCCAATTCTTGGcacaaaattctattatagATACAAATATCACGATTATTAGCACATATCATTTTctataagaataaaaagaaacgctAATATTTAGTTatctgaataaataagtatcaAATTATCAAGTACGTATTGATATAAACAAGGATAATGTATATTgatcgaatttaattgtagCAACCAaaagtatattaatactactttcctataataatcaatttgtTGTTTGTGTTTTAAGGAAAATTTATCCATGTAAGTTTTGACTCTGACGTCTTTAAGTATTTTAAgtgttattaatactttttatataagCAATCAACTAAAAGTTCTGATTTTTGTATACTAAAATACTCTAAacttctataattttctaaaatattaagtaatgaGAAATAACCAAAACTTTTGACAATTTCAAGTGTTAAAACGAAATCCAGATTCAAATCCTTAAATTATGGTAACACGGATATTTAGAAATTCGTTATgcttacttttatttttctcatgaCGTTTGAGAAgttgataaatattcaatttaaatgattGTCAATCTTTGTAGACTTGaacatattcaatttttaaatgaatgtaTTCTtaggatttttataattttctagtcTCTAAGACATTCAAATCCtttaaaattgcagaaaatgaataaacaaaatctATTATCGATGGTTCTTCCGTAGAGACAGTTGGATTCCCTGACAAGacaaaagatattg includes the following:
- the LOC144469187 gene encoding CCA tRNA nucleotidyltransferase 1, mitochondrial isoform X1, which translates into the protein MLIILPRVNYLALNCFLKKAYCHWAQVAMKEVPPCRDNPLVTKLDNPLFHSLFTPELKILTELFKKRNYEIRMVGGAVRDILMDKTPTDLDFATDATPDEMKNMFEEEKIRLINNKGEKHGTVTPRINDKENFEITTLRIDKITDGRRAEVAFTKDWKLDALRRDFTVNSMFLDFDGNIYDYFFGYDDLQKRQIVFVGSPRVRIQEDYLRIFRYFRFYGRITEQVDAYNEAAITAIKENVQGLEIISGERIWNEWSKILSGNYAKELTLKMLECGIAKYVGLPENMDTKRFETVYDTCKENNVSLNAVSYVALMLKDEDEVLNLHKRLKFSAFERDLASFLVRFKESRPSEDLKFYKRMLVHWKGNTKNCKAFICELFKCKLLFNNAAEFEKVVIPRFPITGHMLKEQIKKGKIIGIVIKELKDIWLDTNFEINTEKLLQEVPRIVSEIEDKR
- the Tfiia-l gene encoding transcription factor IIA L isoform X2 encodes the protein MALSQTSVLRLYNTVIEDVISGVRESFIDEGVDEQVLLELKQIWETKLMSSKAVELNPDPPEPQVPQINTHKTVPVNKGVNVGNHFVQQTGGNANAQPSSQQQQQQQQQQQQQQQQAQQPQQQTQTQTHSTTAVMQQHTSTPVQQLVTSTSAVMDRQVPIQITLPPQTGVPDGQQRVLTIHVPASAIQGNQLHTILTGPVISAAMGLPATLASTLLQQHVNSTLQGQATLPPLQVNQPLQVVTQSTNNVSQRPVQSQNNIAQLDGPLGDSSDDDEEEEEEDNEDEEEDLEDKEEEENDEAAAREEEPLNSEDDVTDDDPADLFDTDNVVVCQYDKITRSRNKWKFYLKDGIMNLSGLLMACFP
- the LOC144469187 gene encoding CCA tRNA nucleotidyltransferase 1, mitochondrial isoform X2: MKEVPPCRDNPLVTKLDNPLFHSLFTPELKILTELFKKRNYEIRMVGGAVRDILMDKTPTDLDFATDATPDEMKNMFEEEKIRLINNKGEKHGTVTPRINDKENFEITTLRIDKITDGRRAEVAFTKDWKLDALRRDFTVNSMFLDFDGNIYDYFFGYDDLQKRQIVFVGSPRVRIQEDYLRIFRYFRFYGRITEQVDAYNEAAITAIKENVQGLEIISGERIWNEWSKILSGNYAKELTLKMLECGIAKYVGLPENMDTKRFETVYDTCKENNVSLNAVSYVALMLKDEDEVLNLHKRLKFSAFERDLASFLVRFKESRPSEDLKFYKRMLVHWKGNTKNCKAFICELFKCKLLFNNAAEFEKVVIPRFPITGHMLKEQIKKGKIIGIVIKELKDIWLDTNFEINTEKLLQEVPRIVSEIEDKR
- the Tfiia-l gene encoding transcription factor IIA L isoform X3; amino-acid sequence: MALSQTSVLRLYNTVIEDVISGVRESFIDEGVDEQVLLELKQIWETKLMSSKAVELNPDPPEPQVPQINTHKTVPVNKGGNANAQPSSQQQQQQQQQQQQQQQQAQQPQQQTQTQTHSTTAVMQQHTSTPVQQLVTSTSAVMDRQVPIQITLPPQTGVPDGQQRVLTIHVPASAIQGNQLHTILTGPVISAAMGLPATLASTLLQQHVNSTLQGQATLPPLQVNQPLQVVTQSTNNVSQRPVQSQNNIAQLDGPLGDSSDDDEEEEEEDNEDEEEDLEDKEEEENDEAAAREEEPLNSEDDVTDDDPADLFDTDNVVVCQYDKITRSRNKWKFYLKDGIMNLSGKDYVFQKMNGDAEW
- the Tfiia-l gene encoding transcription factor IIA L isoform X1, whose product is MALSQTSVLRLYNTVIEDVISGVRESFIDEGVDEQVLLELKQIWETKLMSSKAVELNPDPPEPQVPQINTHKTVPVNKGVNVGNHFVQQTGGNANAQPSSQQQQQQQQQQQQQQQQAQQPQQQTQTQTHSTTAVMQQHTSTPVQQLVTSTSAVMDRQVPIQITLPPQTGVPDGQQRVLTIHVPASAIQGNQLHTILTGPVISAAMGLPATLASTLLQQHVNSTLQGQATLPPLQVNQPLQVVTQSTNNVSQRPVQSQNNIAQLDGPLGDSSDDDEEEEEEDNEDEEEDLEDKEEEENDEAAAREEEPLNSEDDVTDDDPADLFDTDNVVVCQYDKITRSRNKWKFYLKDGIMNLSGKDYVFQKMNGDAEW